In Rhizobium gallicum bv. gallicum R602sp, the following proteins share a genomic window:
- the ehuA gene encoding ectoine/hydroxyectoine ABC transporter ATP-binding protein EhuA, which translates to MTAPIIRIDNIVKKYGPLTVLDGLSMNVMPGEKLALIGPSGSGKTTILRILMTLESISGGHIEIDGEQLYHMPRGKELVPADERHLHRMREKIGMVFQHFNLFPHKCVLDNVTLAPMLTKGIKRADAQKRAMELLDMVGMADKAKSVPAQLSGGQKQRVAIARALALSPKIMLFDEVTSALDPELVEEVLSVMKHLASETDMTMLLVTHEMGFAHDFADRVLFFDRGKIVEEGSPNDIFRNPTQERTQTFLRKIIAAGHRI; encoded by the coding sequence ATGACGGCGCCGATCATCCGCATCGACAACATCGTCAAGAAGTACGGTCCACTGACCGTGCTCGACGGCTTGTCGATGAATGTCATGCCGGGCGAGAAGCTGGCTCTGATCGGGCCGTCCGGATCGGGAAAGACGACCATCCTGCGCATCCTGATGACGCTTGAATCGATTAGCGGCGGTCATATCGAGATCGACGGCGAGCAGCTCTATCACATGCCGCGCGGCAAGGAGCTTGTCCCGGCAGACGAGCGCCACTTGCATCGCATGCGTGAGAAGATCGGCATGGTCTTCCAGCACTTCAATCTGTTTCCCCACAAATGTGTCCTCGACAACGTGACGCTTGCGCCGATGCTGACGAAAGGCATCAAGCGCGCGGATGCGCAAAAGCGGGCGATGGAACTCCTGGACATGGTCGGCATGGCTGACAAGGCCAAGAGCGTTCCTGCCCAATTGTCCGGCGGCCAGAAGCAGCGTGTCGCAATCGCCAGGGCGCTGGCGTTGTCACCGAAGATCATGCTCTTCGACGAGGTGACATCGGCGCTTGATCCCGAACTCGTCGAGGAGGTCTTGAGCGTCATGAAGCACCTCGCGTCGGAAACCGACATGACGATGCTACTCGTCACGCACGAAATGGGCTTCGCCCACGATTTTGCCGATCGCGTGCTCTTTTTCGACCGCGGCAAGATCGTCGAGGAAGGCAGTCCCAACGACATTTTCCGAAATCCGACGCAGGAGCGGACGCAAACCTTCCTGCGCAAGATCATCGCGGCCGGACATCGCATCTGA
- a CDS encoding Lrp/AsnC family transcriptional regulator, which yields MKLDAIDLRILDAIQRDGRITKLALAEKAGLSPTPCWMRLRKLEKAGIVTGYHARVALRRIAPVASVMVEVALANHRQSDFERFERVIATIPEVIGCWSVGGGIDYFLKIAAPDIDAYQRLIDDLLDRELGIERYFTYIVTKTVKDETVLPVGALIGRP from the coding sequence ATGAAACTCGACGCCATCGATCTGCGTATCCTCGACGCCATTCAGCGTGACGGACGCATCACCAAGCTGGCGCTTGCCGAAAAGGCCGGCCTGTCGCCGACACCTTGCTGGATGCGGCTTAGAAAACTGGAAAAGGCAGGCATCGTTACCGGCTACCATGCCCGCGTCGCGCTTCGCCGGATCGCCCCAGTTGCGAGCGTCATGGTGGAAGTGGCGCTCGCCAATCATCGCCAGAGCGACTTCGAGCGCTTCGAACGCGTGATTGCGACCATTCCGGAAGTCATCGGCTGCTGGTCGGTCGGCGGGGGGATCGACTATTTCCTGAAGATTGCAGCACCCGACATAGACGCCTACCAGCGGCTGATCGATGACCTGCTTGACCGGGAACTCGGCATCGAGCGCTATTTTACCTATATTGTCACGAAGACGGTGAAGGACGAGACGGTCCTTCCCGTTGGCGCTTTGATTGGTCGACCGTGA
- the ehuB gene encoding ectoine/hydroxyectoine ABC transporter substrate-binding protein EhuB, which translates to MKKTILLGAAALSALLSAAIGPAQAVDLEELKEQGFARIAIANEPPFTSVGADGKVSGAAPDVARVIFERLGVKEVVASISEYGAMIPGLQAGRHDAITAGLFMKPERCAAVAYSEPMLCDAEAFAVKKGNPLKLKSYKDIADNADAKIGAPGGGTEEKLALEAGVPRDRVIVVPDGQSGIKMLQDGRIDAYSLPVLSIHDLMAKANDANLETVAPVLGAPVYCDGAAFRKQDVALRDAYDVELKKMKESGEFAKIIEPYGFSAAAAMSTSREKLCAAK; encoded by the coding sequence ATGAAAAAGACAATTCTTCTAGGTGCAGCCGCATTGTCCGCACTTCTTTCGGCAGCAATTGGGCCAGCACAGGCCGTCGATCTCGAAGAGCTGAAAGAGCAGGGCTTTGCCCGCATCGCCATCGCAAACGAGCCGCCGTTCACCTCGGTCGGCGCGGACGGAAAGGTGTCGGGCGCTGCACCCGACGTTGCACGGGTGATCTTCGAACGCCTCGGCGTCAAGGAAGTCGTCGCCTCGATTTCCGAATATGGCGCGATGATCCCGGGCCTGCAGGCTGGCCGCCACGATGCGATCACCGCCGGCCTCTTCATGAAGCCCGAGCGTTGTGCTGCTGTCGCCTATTCGGAGCCGATGCTCTGCGACGCGGAGGCCTTCGCCGTCAAGAAGGGCAACCCGCTGAAGCTCAAGAGCTATAAGGATATCGCCGACAATGCGGATGCCAAGATCGGCGCACCCGGCGGCGGCACGGAAGAAAAGCTCGCGCTTGAGGCCGGCGTGCCGCGCGATCGCGTCATCGTCGTTCCGGACGGCCAGAGCGGCATCAAGATGCTGCAGGATGGGCGCATCGACGCCTACTCCCTGCCGGTTTTGTCGATCCACGATCTGATGGCCAAGGCCAATGATGCTAACCTTGAGACGGTTGCACCGGTCTTGGGCGCGCCCGTCTATTGCGATGGTGCGGCCTTCCGCAAACAGGACGTTGCCCTTCGCGACGCCTATGACGTCGAGCTCAAGAAGATGAAGGAATCGGGCGAGTTCGCAAAGATCATCGAGCCCTACGGCTTCTCGGCCGCGGCCGCAATGTCGACCAGCCGCGAAAAGCTCTGCGCAGCAAAGTAA
- a CDS encoding phosphodiester glycosidase family protein, translated as MTYLKNGVLIAAVMLVALITSLPPAFAQDCEQETFEEARYIVCTLEPGKAELRLFWKDIDGKPYRYFSSVADAVGKEGRALTFAMNAGMYRADFSPMGLYVEAGRELRPANTAGGEGSAGPLPNFYKKPNGVFFFGDTRAGILPTDQFLKHRLKVRFATQSGPMLVIQNKLHPALILGSTDRTRRSGVGVCGGGTVRLAASDDTVNFYDFARLFRDHLKCPNALFLDGGRGVGIYNPKMGRHDRSWHGGFGPILGVVQ; from the coding sequence ATGACGTATCTGAAAAATGGAGTGCTAATCGCAGCCGTGATGCTGGTTGCATTGATAACGTCCTTGCCGCCGGCTTTTGCCCAAGATTGTGAGCAAGAAACGTTCGAGGAGGCGCGATACATTGTTTGCACCCTGGAACCGGGGAAAGCAGAGCTGCGATTATTCTGGAAGGATATCGATGGCAAGCCTTACCGTTACTTCTCGAGCGTCGCCGACGCCGTAGGAAAAGAGGGACGAGCGCTGACATTCGCGATGAACGCAGGGATGTACCGCGCCGATTTTTCTCCGATGGGACTTTATGTCGAGGCTGGCCGAGAACTACGACCCGCCAATACGGCCGGGGGTGAAGGCTCAGCCGGTCCTCTGCCAAATTTCTATAAGAAACCGAACGGCGTGTTCTTTTTTGGCGACACAAGGGCTGGAATTCTCCCGACAGATCAATTTTTGAAGCATCGCCTCAAGGTGCGGTTCGCCACCCAGTCTGGTCCAATGCTTGTCATTCAGAACAAGCTGCACCCGGCCCTGATTTTAGGGTCGACCGACCGAACCCGTCGGAGCGGCGTGGGAGTCTGTGGCGGTGGCACCGTTCGCCTTGCCGCAAGCGACGACACGGTGAATTTCTATGATTTTGCGCGCCTGTTCCGCGATCATCTGAAATGCCCAAATGCCTTGTTTCTCGACGGTGGACGAGGAGTGGGAATTTACAACCCGAAGATGGGTCGCCATGACAGATCCTGGCATGGCGGGTTCGGCCCGATCCTTGGAGTTGTACAGTAA
- the ehuC gene encoding ectoine/hydroxyectoine ABC transporter permease subunit EhuC yields MSVWSGYLTLILEGALVTIKLTLMGSALALVMAFVAGLARLSRFFAVRALATVYIEFFRGTSIFVQLFWVYFVLPFAGLTLTPLQAGVLALGLNVGAYAAEVVRGAVKAIGREQSEACIALNLSRYQRMRYIILPQALPLMLPTFCNNAIELLKGTAVVSLISLTDLTFQAQVVRAQTGNTLIPFATILVLYFLMAWAISTAMRWLERRMSRGLDGMRI; encoded by the coding sequence ATGTCGGTATGGTCCGGCTACCTCACATTGATCCTGGAAGGTGCGCTCGTCACCATTAAGCTCACGCTCATGGGATCGGCATTGGCGCTTGTCATGGCATTCGTTGCTGGGCTTGCGCGGCTGTCGCGCTTCTTCGCCGTGCGGGCGCTTGCAACAGTCTATATCGAGTTCTTTCGCGGCACCTCGATCTTCGTGCAGCTTTTCTGGGTCTATTTCGTGCTGCCCTTTGCCGGGCTCACCCTGACACCGCTCCAGGCAGGCGTTCTTGCTCTCGGACTGAATGTCGGCGCCTATGCGGCAGAAGTCGTTCGCGGTGCCGTCAAGGCGATCGGGCGCGAACAGAGCGAAGCCTGCATCGCGCTCAACCTGTCGCGCTACCAGCGCATGCGCTACATCATCCTGCCGCAGGCGCTGCCCTTGATGCTGCCGACCTTCTGCAACAATGCGATCGAACTTCTGAAAGGAACCGCCGTCGTCTCGCTGATCTCGCTGACGGATCTGACGTTCCAGGCGCAGGTCGTGCGGGCACAGACGGGCAATACGCTGATACCGTTTGCGACCATTCTCGTTCTCTACTTCCTGATGGCCTGGGCAATTTCGACTGCGATGCGCTGGCTTGAGCGGCGCATGAGCCGCGGTCTCGACGGAATGAGGATCTAG
- a CDS encoding alcohol dehydrogenase family protein: MTVVPKTMAAVQLVGHGGLDKLVYNGSTPVPIPDAGEVLIKVTACGMNNTDVWVRQGAYGTEDDPSAVSTWRRKGNTLTFPRIQGTDAVGHIVAVGAGIDAKRIGERVMVDFSIYNRKDDSLADIDYMGHGRDGGYAQYMALPAENAHVVDTDLTDIELATFCCAYLTGERMLERARLSAGELVLVTGASGGVGSAIIQLARARGAIPIAIAGPGKEQAVLDIGAESVVTRGDGDLVEAVDRASAGRPIDVVADLVAGSMFNDLLKILRPEGRYTTAGAIGGPVVQLDLRTMYLKQLELHGSSQGTRTDFRRLVRYIEDKKIRPLVGGVYPLSDFHRAQTDFMAKNFIGKLVVVPD; this comes from the coding sequence ATGACCGTTGTTCCGAAGACGATGGCAGCCGTACAACTCGTCGGTCATGGCGGGCTCGACAAGCTGGTCTATAACGGGTCCACCCCTGTCCCGATCCCGGACGCAGGCGAAGTGCTCATCAAGGTCACGGCCTGCGGCATGAACAACACCGACGTCTGGGTCCGCCAGGGCGCCTACGGCACCGAAGACGACCCGTCGGCCGTCTCCACCTGGCGCAGGAAGGGCAATACTCTGACGTTTCCGCGCATCCAGGGGACGGATGCTGTCGGCCATATCGTCGCGGTTGGCGCCGGCATCGACGCAAAACGGATCGGCGAGCGGGTGATGGTCGATTTCTCGATCTATAATCGAAAAGACGATAGCCTTGCCGACATCGACTATATGGGTCATGGCCGAGATGGCGGTTATGCCCAATACATGGCGCTGCCTGCGGAAAATGCCCATGTCGTCGATACCGATCTCACCGATATCGAGCTTGCGACCTTCTGCTGTGCCTATCTGACCGGAGAACGGATGCTTGAGCGGGCGCGGCTTTCTGCGGGCGAACTCGTGCTGGTGACGGGGGCATCGGGCGGTGTCGGATCGGCGATTATCCAGCTCGCAAGAGCACGCGGCGCAATCCCGATTGCGATCGCCGGGCCTGGCAAGGAGCAGGCTGTGCTGGATATCGGCGCAGAATCAGTCGTCACCCGCGGCGATGGTGATCTCGTCGAAGCCGTCGATCGGGCCTCAGCCGGCCGGCCGATCGACGTCGTGGCCGATCTCGTCGCCGGATCGATGTTCAACGATCTTTTGAAGATCCTGCGTCCCGAGGGCCGCTATACGACGGCCGGTGCGATCGGCGGGCCGGTGGTTCAGCTCGACTTGCGGACAATGTACCTGAAGCAACTGGAGTTGCATGGATCGAGCCAGGGTACGCGCACCGACTTCCGTCGGCTCGTCCGCTATATCGAGGACAAGAAAATCCGGCCGCTCGTCGGCGGCGTCTATCCGTTATCGGATTTCCATCGGGCTCAGACGGACTTCATGGCCAAGAACTTCATCGGAAAGCTCGTCGTCGTCCCCGACTAA
- a CDS encoding NAD-dependent succinate-semialdehyde dehydrogenase, whose product MTAVFARPDFHNALSRLKDRHLLRNLAYIGGRWSAGDAGKSFEVTDPASGTTVAWVASLGADETATAIGAAARAMPAWRAMLPQHRAKILRNWFELILVSKEDLALIMTLEQGKPLSESLGEIDYAASFVEWYGEEGKRLNAENVTSHLLDAEMIVRREALGVVGIVTPWNFPSAMITRKAAAALAAGCTVVAHPSSETPLSALALAELGERAGIPAGVFNVVTGDAATIVGRMCEDERIRAMSFTGSTGIGKLIAAQCASSMKRLVMELGGHAPLIIFDDADIERAARIAIDAKFATSGQDCLAANRIFVHRSIADRFAEAFARHIKALRVADGLSANADIGPLMHERAIVKVEEQVCDALKRGAKLITGGKRHVAGRLFFEPTLLTDVPADALIMREETFGPVAGISVFDTEDEVIAKANATEYGLVAYVVTENGARQMRLGRALEYGMVAINRVKITGGPIPFGGWKQSGLGREGSRHGIEAFTELKYLCIDTAA is encoded by the coding sequence ATGACCGCGGTTTTTGCCCGCCCCGATTTCCACAATGCGCTTTCACGCCTCAAGGACAGGCATCTCCTGCGTAATCTCGCCTATATCGGCGGACGCTGGTCGGCGGGAGACGCCGGCAAGAGTTTCGAAGTCACCGATCCTGCTTCTGGAACAACAGTCGCCTGGGTAGCAAGTCTTGGGGCGGACGAGACGGCAACGGCGATCGGCGCGGCAGCGCGGGCAATGCCGGCCTGGCGCGCCATGCTGCCGCAGCACCGGGCAAAAATCCTGCGCAACTGGTTCGAGCTGATCCTGGTATCAAAGGAAGATCTCGCCTTGATCATGACGCTCGAGCAGGGCAAGCCGCTTTCGGAATCCTTGGGCGAGATCGATTATGCCGCCTCGTTCGTGGAATGGTACGGTGAGGAAGGCAAGCGGCTGAATGCCGAAAACGTCACCAGCCACCTTTTGGACGCTGAGATGATCGTCCGCCGCGAGGCGCTCGGTGTCGTCGGTATCGTCACGCCGTGGAACTTTCCGTCCGCCATGATCACGCGCAAGGCTGCGGCGGCACTTGCTGCCGGCTGCACCGTCGTTGCCCATCCCTCATCCGAGACCCCGCTTTCGGCACTCGCACTTGCCGAGCTCGGCGAGCGCGCCGGGATTCCGGCGGGCGTGTTCAATGTTGTCACCGGTGATGCGGCAACCATCGTCGGCCGCATGTGCGAGGACGAGCGCATCAGGGCGATGAGCTTCACCGGCTCGACCGGGATCGGCAAGCTCATTGCCGCTCAATGCGCGTCAAGCATGAAAAGGCTGGTAATGGAGCTTGGCGGACATGCACCACTTATCATATTCGACGATGCCGACATCGAGCGTGCGGCCAGAATTGCCATCGACGCCAAGTTCGCCACGTCGGGCCAGGATTGCCTGGCTGCCAACCGCATCTTCGTGCACCGCTCAATTGCCGATCGCTTCGCTGAGGCATTTGCACGCCACATCAAAGCATTGAGAGTGGCAGACGGCCTTTCGGCGAATGCCGATATCGGCCCGCTGATGCACGAACGTGCCATCGTCAAGGTCGAGGAACAGGTCTGCGATGCACTGAAGCGCGGAGCCAAACTGATCACCGGCGGTAAACGTCACGTCGCCGGCCGACTGTTCTTCGAACCGACGCTGCTGACAGACGTTCCTGCCGATGCTCTCATCATGCGCGAGGAGACCTTTGGCCCCGTGGCAGGCATCAGCGTCTTCGACACGGAAGACGAAGTGATCGCAAAGGCGAATGCCACCGAATACGGTCTCGTCGCCTATGTCGTCACGGAGAATGGCGCCCGGCAGATGCGCCTTGGACGTGCGCTCGAATACGGCATGGTGGCGATCAACCGGGTGAAAATCACCGGCGGTCCCATTCCTTTCGGCGGCTGGAAACAATCCGGGCTTGGGCGCGAGGGCTCAAGGCACGGCATCGAAGCTTTCACCGAGCTTAAATACCTCTGCATCGACACGGCCGCCTGA
- the ehuR gene encoding MocR-like ectoine utilization transcription factor EhuR gives MTNWRPDPSQLRRPAYLSLAEQIARAIADGKLSDGDRLPPHRKMADDLQLSVQTVSRAYDELIRRGLIAGEIGRGSFVQTQPREPEPPYLPERLGEVIDLSILKPVCEQLHLEKMRQAFAWLSENLPSSSALSFRPNMVFPRHRAIAADWLSRCGLDVSPLNICLTNGATSGMTVALMSVAPPGSTVATEAISHHTLVPLSTYLGLHLEGLAIDEEGMIPEALDEACRKGPIRAVFLQPSVINPMAALMSAKRRQQLADVAARHDIAIIENDILGPLVEDRAPPIAAFAPERTLYVTSFTKITVPGLRIGYLAAPDRYVAAVANRHLVSSWMATPAIAEIATRWVSDGTALELVRWQREALKSRHAIAAETLTGLAYRAHPQSLHVWLPLSGAHQEETFVSQARLRGVAIAPGTSFRTADQGWTPAVRISLGSTTENELRTGLGVVASLAQGNPEALLLAI, from the coding sequence ATGACAAATTGGCGCCCCGATCCCTCCCAGCTTCGACGGCCGGCTTATCTTTCGCTTGCCGAGCAGATTGCCCGCGCGATTGCCGACGGAAAGCTTTCGGACGGTGACCGGCTGCCGCCGCATCGAAAGATGGCCGACGACCTGCAGCTTTCCGTGCAGACGGTGAGCCGGGCCTACGACGAATTGATCCGACGCGGGCTGATAGCGGGGGAGATCGGTCGCGGCAGCTTCGTGCAGACGCAGCCGCGCGAGCCCGAACCGCCCTACCTGCCCGAGCGGCTCGGGGAGGTGATCGACCTTTCGATCCTCAAGCCGGTCTGCGAGCAGCTCCATCTTGAAAAAATGCGCCAAGCCTTCGCCTGGCTGTCGGAGAATCTTCCATCAAGTTCGGCCCTGTCTTTCAGACCGAACATGGTCTTTCCGCGTCACCGCGCCATTGCCGCGGACTGGCTGTCGCGCTGCGGTCTGGACGTTTCTCCGCTGAATATCTGCCTGACGAATGGTGCGACCTCCGGCATGACCGTCGCGCTGATGAGCGTTGCCCCGCCTGGCTCCACCGTTGCGACCGAAGCAATCAGCCACCATACACTCGTGCCGCTCTCCACCTATCTCGGCCTTCATCTGGAAGGTTTGGCCATTGACGAGGAGGGCATGATCCCCGAAGCACTCGACGAGGCTTGCCGCAAGGGGCCGATTCGCGCGGTCTTTCTGCAGCCGTCCGTCATCAACCCGATGGCGGCCCTGATGAGCGCCAAGCGCCGGCAGCAGCTTGCCGATGTCGCCGCGCGCCACGACATCGCGATCATCGAAAACGACATCCTGGGTCCGCTGGTGGAGGATCGCGCGCCGCCGATTGCCGCTTTTGCGCCGGAGCGCACGCTCTATGTCACGAGCTTCACGAAGATCACCGTACCGGGCTTGCGCATCGGCTATCTCGCAGCGCCGGACCGCTACGTCGCCGCCGTTGCCAACCGCCATCTCGTTTCGAGCTGGATGGCGACGCCGGCGATTGCCGAAATCGCCACCCGCTGGGTAAGCGACGGCACGGCGCTGGAGCTTGTCAGGTGGCAGCGCGAGGCGCTGAAGAGCCGACACGCGATCGCCGCAGAAACGCTGACGGGCCTTGCCTATCGCGCCCATCCCCAAAGCCTACACGTCTGGCTGCCGCTTTCGGGGGCCCATCAGGAGGAAACCTTCGTGTCGCAGGCCCGCCTGCGCGGCGTCGCGATTGCGCCCGGCACCTCTTTCAGGACCGCCGACCAGGGGTGGACGCCCGCCGTGCGCATCTCACTCGGCTCGACCACGGAAAACGAATTGCGCACCGGCCTTGGGGTCGTCGCATCTCTGGCGCAAGGAAATCCCGAGGCGCTGCTGCTTGCGATTTGA
- a CDS encoding aspartate aminotransferase family protein, producing the protein MLERSNELNAWDRDHFFHPSTHMGMHARGETPTRVIGNGEGVYITDTSGRSSLDAFAGLYCVNVGYGRQKIADAIAEQAKNLAYYHAYVGHGTEASIRLSKMIINRAPEAMSRVYFGLSGSDANETNIKLIWYYNNILGRPDKKKIISRWRGYHGSGVMTGSLTGLEVFHKAFDLPRAPILHTEAPYYFRRPDRSMDEERFSQFCADKLEEMILAEGPETIAAFIGEPILGTGGIVPPPAGYWQQIQAVLEKYDILLIADEVVTGFGRLGTMFGSDHYGMRPDLITIAKGLTSAYAPLSGTIVSDRVWQVLVQGSDQMGAIGHGWTYSAHPICAAAGIANLELIDELDLVRNAGETGAYFRSELAKAVGGHKNVGEVRGDGLMAAVEFVADRDDRKFFDPSQKIGPQVAAALLERGVIGRAMPHGDILGFAPPLCLTRGEADTVVKAAAEAIDSVFKSV; encoded by the coding sequence ATGCTGGAACGAAGCAACGAACTCAACGCCTGGGACCGGGATCATTTCTTCCATCCCTCCACTCATATGGGCATGCACGCACGTGGCGAGACGCCGACGCGGGTGATCGGCAACGGTGAAGGTGTCTACATCACCGATACGAGCGGCCGCTCCAGTCTCGATGCCTTTGCCGGACTTTACTGCGTCAATGTCGGCTACGGCCGGCAGAAAATCGCCGATGCGATCGCCGAACAGGCAAAGAACCTTGCCTACTATCACGCTTATGTCGGCCATGGCACGGAAGCATCGATCAGGCTGTCGAAGATGATCATCAACCGCGCGCCCGAAGCCATGAGCCGCGTCTACTTCGGCCTTTCAGGGTCCGATGCGAACGAGACGAACATCAAGCTCATCTGGTATTACAACAACATCCTCGGCCGTCCGGACAAGAAGAAGATCATCTCGCGCTGGCGCGGTTATCACGGATCGGGTGTCATGACAGGTTCGCTAACGGGGCTCGAAGTTTTCCACAAGGCTTTCGACCTGCCGCGCGCGCCCATTCTCCACACGGAAGCTCCTTATTATTTCCGCCGCCCCGACCGATCGATGGACGAGGAGCGGTTTTCGCAATTTTGCGCCGACAAGCTGGAGGAGATGATCCTTGCCGAAGGTCCGGAAACAATTGCCGCCTTCATCGGCGAACCAATCCTCGGGACAGGCGGTATCGTTCCGCCGCCCGCCGGATACTGGCAGCAGATCCAGGCCGTGCTGGAAAAGTATGATATCCTCCTGATTGCAGATGAGGTGGTGACCGGTTTCGGCCGCTTGGGCACGATGTTCGGCTCGGACCACTACGGCATGAGGCCGGACCTGATCACCATCGCCAAGGGCCTCACCTCGGCCTATGCGCCGCTTTCCGGTACGATCGTTTCCGACAGGGTCTGGCAGGTGCTCGTCCAGGGCTCCGATCAGATGGGGGCGATTGGTCATGGCTGGACCTACTCCGCACATCCGATCTGCGCCGCCGCTGGGATTGCCAACCTGGAACTGATCGATGAGCTCGATCTCGTGAGGAATGCCGGCGAGACCGGCGCCTATTTTCGCTCGGAACTGGCAAAGGCCGTCGGCGGTCACAAGAACGTTGGTGAGGTGCGTGGAGACGGGTTGATGGCGGCTGTTGAGTTTGTTGCAGATCGGGACGATCGCAAGTTCTTCGATCCCTCGCAAAAAATCGGTCCGCAGGTGGCCGCTGCGCTGCTGGAGCGTGGCGTGATAGGCCGCGCCATGCCGCACGGCGACATCCTCGGTTTTGCGCCGCCGCTTTGTTTGACCCGGGGCGAGGCCGATACTGTGGTCAAGGCTGCCGCCGAAGCCATCGACAGCGTCTTCAAATCCGTCTGA
- a CDS encoding Lrp/AsnC family transcriptional regulator yields MDRIDRKLLNLMQRDASRTNVDMAEEVGLSPSSCLRRVQRLRKSGIIDRIVAILNPTKAERRIKALITVELKLHGEQHMRRFLKIAVSEEAVSQAYAVTGETDVVLMLLLRDMEEFDALCERLFRDQTNVARFFTMMIIRTAKEETAIWL; encoded by the coding sequence ATGGATCGGATCGACCGGAAGCTTTTGAATCTGATGCAGCGCGACGCCTCGCGCACCAATGTCGACATGGCCGAGGAAGTGGGCCTGTCGCCGTCCAGTTGTCTGCGCCGTGTGCAGCGACTGCGCAAATCAGGCATCATCGACAGAATTGTCGCGATCCTCAATCCCACCAAAGCCGAACGCAGGATCAAGGCCCTGATTACGGTCGAGTTGAAGCTGCACGGCGAGCAGCATATGCGCCGCTTTCTGAAAATCGCAGTTTCCGAAGAGGCCGTTTCACAGGCCTATGCCGTGACGGGCGAAACCGATGTCGTTCTGATGCTGCTCCTGCGCGACATGGAAGAATTCGACGCCCTCTGCGAGAGGCTGTTTCGCGACCAGACCAACGTTGCCCGCTTCTTCACCATGATGATCATCCGAACCGCCAAGGAAGAAACGGCGATTTGGCTATGA
- the ehuD gene encoding ectoine/hydroxyectoine ABC transporter permease subunit EhuD: MEWDWDFVWQIMPTLIEGFKITILATVLGAAVAAILGLAIALLRRSPITAVSRGVGFFSEFIRGTPLLVQLYFIFYVLPDIGIRLAPLVAGVIGLGLHYATYTAEVYRAGIENVPRGQWEAAKATNLTTRQAWIHIILPQAIPPMIPALANYFIAMFKETPLLSAITVLELMNQAKSIANSNYRYIEPMTLVGIFFLAISLISVIGLRWLEERYARTED, translated from the coding sequence ATGGAATGGGACTGGGATTTCGTCTGGCAGATCATGCCGACGCTCATCGAAGGCTTCAAGATCACCATCCTTGCGACGGTACTCGGTGCGGCGGTTGCGGCCATCCTGGGCCTTGCGATCGCGCTTTTGCGGCGTTCGCCGATCACCGCGGTATCGCGCGGCGTCGGCTTCTTCTCCGAATTCATCCGCGGCACGCCGCTTTTGGTGCAGCTCTACTTCATCTTCTACGTGCTGCCGGATATCGGCATCAGACTTGCGCCCCTCGTCGCCGGCGTCATCGGCCTTGGCCTCCATTATGCGACCTATACCGCCGAAGTCTACCGCGCCGGCATCGAGAATGTGCCGCGTGGGCAGTGGGAAGCGGCAAAGGCTACGAACCTCACGACCCGCCAGGCATGGATCCATATCATCCTGCCGCAGGCGATCCCTCCGATGATCCCGGCACTCGCCAATTATTTCATCGCGATGTTCAAGGAGACGCCGCTGCTTTCGGCAATCACGGTGCTCGAACTGATGAACCAGGCCAAGAGCATCGCCAACAGCAACTACCGCTATATCGAGCCGATGACGCTGGTCGGTATCTTTTTCCTAGCGATCAGCCTGATCTCGGTGATCGGGCTGCGCTGGCTCGAAGAGCGTTACGCTCGGACGGAAGACTGA